ATCAGTGTCCCATGAGTGTACCCTGCGGGAAGCCGCCCTTGGGGGCGTCTACGTTAATCAAAATTAAACTCTGAACAATTGGCAAAAAACCTTAATATTGCTTCTTCAATTCACATCAGACGTGAAACGCTAATAAAACTCATAACTTTTCCAGGAAGTGATGTAGAAGCAAACCTAACTGACTCGAATGCGTCAGCCACAAACAATGCCCTGCCCCTTCGATTCGCTCAAAACAAGCAAAAGGCATCAGGTGTGCCAGCTGTTCGACAGGCCAGCTTGGACGAATATCCTCACTACCCACCACTGCCAGCATCGGTACTGTGAGCATTGAAAGCTGTTTCCACAAGGTTGGTTGTTTGATAACCGCCTTCCACGAAAGGTTGCTTGCCTCATTCACTTCCTGGTTCAGTGGATAAACTAATTCTGGCGTTTGGTCTTCTCCTGCGTCGCGCCTTCTGTGGTAGACGTCCTTCCAGTCCTGGTCGTTTTGTAGACCTCTACCAGATAGATAAATCACGCCACTGGTGCAAGTAGGATGTGTCAGAGTATACGCCAGCGCGACATCTGTCCCCCAAGAGTGACCCAGCACTACCCACTGTTCAAAATCAAGAATTTTGCGGAGTTGATTAAGGTTAGCGATCGCTGTCTGAAGGTCATATGGTGGCGTCAGAGAAGAACGACCGCACCCCCGTGCGTCAAAGCGGATTGTGTGTACAACATTATCTATGAGTGAAGCCACGGGTTCAAGGTAGTCACAGCAGCCTGGGCCACCACTAATTAAAACTACAGGAAAGCCTTCACCTTGTTCAGCTACCCATAATGTAGCCTCGTTTACTTGTACAAAATGTTCTTTCACCCTGAAGAGTTTCTTAAGACATTATCGCAATTATGTAGTATAAATTTTTATTTAACCTTCTGACTTGAGAGAACCTCACCCCGGCTACGCCACCCCTCTCCTTACCAAGGAGAGGGGCTAGGGGTGAGGTTTTTCATGCCTAGTGGTGAAACTTGTTTCATTGGGATTGCCTTTTGCCTTTCTTCGGTCTTTAAGATTGCAACAGAGCTATGAGCAAACACACTAATAATAAAGCCAATAACAATAATAAAGCCTGATTACGTTTGATCCAGTTTCTCGCTGTTGCTCTAAAGCTTTTTGCTTCACGCAACTGCTGTAACTCCAGTTCACTTTCTGCAAGATTTTGGTATAGTGTACATTCTTTGGCATAAGGACGCTGGGGAAAATTACAGCTATCATCAGCGTGGTAGGCACAACTGTCACAGAGATAGCTATTTCCAGTTGCTCTGTGTAGGGGAATACCAGGATGACCGTAAGCTTTTAGTTGAGCGCGACAATAAGGACAGGTGATAGCTTGCCTATTTACAGGTTGATGACAACGAGGGCAAGTAGTTTTAGTAATGTCCACAGCTTGAATGTCAATAAGTAAATACTTTGATCTTAATATTTTATTTTTTTGATTGGAGTTTCC
Above is a genomic segment from Fischerella sp. JS2 containing:
- a CDS encoding alpha/beta hydrolase, whose protein sequence is MKEHFVQVNEATLWVAEQGEGFPVVLISGGPGCCDYLEPVASLIDNVVHTIRFDARGCGRSSLTPPYDLQTAIANLNQLRKILDFEQWVVLGHSWGTDVALAYTLTHPTCTSGVIYLSGRGLQNDQDWKDVYHRRRDAGEDQTPELVYPLNQEVNEASNLSWKAVIKQPTLWKQLSMLTVPMLAVVGSEDIRPSWPVEQLAHLMPFACFERIEGAGHCLWLTHSSQLGLLLHHFLEKL
- a CDS encoding zinc ribbon domain-containing protein encodes the protein MDITKTTCPRCHQPVNRQAITCPYCRAQLKAYGHPGIPLHRATGNSYLCDSCAYHADDSCNFPQRPYAKECTLYQNLAESELELQQLREAKSFRATARNWIKRNQALLLLLALLLVCLLIALLQS